A portion of the Bradyrhizobium sp. 195 genome contains these proteins:
- a CDS encoding response regulator, which yields MKHTVLVVDDDADVLDVIASMLEELGCDVVRASSGVEALDTLTGNKKISILITDINMPSMDGHELAERAIRIRPKLKILQLSGRERRRDGFPMIRKPFSEDDLARVIRETTGVC from the coding sequence ATGAAACACACTGTTTTGGTCGTCGATGACGATGCCGACGTGCTGGACGTGATCGCAAGCATGCTTGAAGAACTGGGTTGCGACGTGGTCCGCGCAAGCAGCGGCGTCGAAGCATTGGACACGTTGACGGGCAATAAGAAGATTTCCATTTTGATAACGGACATCAACATGCCAAGCATGGATGGACATGAACTCGCCGAGCGGGCCATACGCATCCGTCCGAAGCTGAAAATTCTGCAACTATCGGGTCGCGAAAGGAGGCGGGATGGTTTTCCTATGATCAGGAAGCCGTTTTCTGAAGATGACCTTGCCCGCGTCATACGAGAAACGACGGGGGTTTGTTAG
- a CDS encoding AAA family ATPase gives MFVDLVGSTALSARLDPEELRDIISTYHRRCAEVITGSGGFVAKYLGDGVLAYFGYPQAHEEDAEQAVRAGLALIEAVAKLDAGQASSLQARVGIATGLVVVGDLLGEGAAQEQAVIGETPNLAARLQGLAEPNSVVIADDTRRLLGGLFDYCDLGTLPIAGIDYPVRVWRVVGASLVGSRFEALRAASTPLIGREEEIALLTRRWDRAKAGDGAVVLIVGEPGIGKSRIAQTLLEQLGEAHTRSRYFCSPHHQHSALYPSITQLEQAAGFRREDTAETRLDKLIAVLALANEELSEAVPLLADLLSIPTGDRYPPLNLTPQKRKEKTLHVQLAQVEGLAAQQPLLMLWEDIHWSDPTTLESLDLLIDRAATMRVLMILTFRPEFTPPWVGRPHVTLLSLNRLPPRHRAEMIAHVTRGKTLPTEIADQIIDRTDGVPLFIEELTKSVVESGSMTDAGDHYSLAGPLVPLAIPTTLQASLLARLDRLAPTREVAQIAAALGRQFSHELISAVAEMLPPRLERALEQLMRAELVFRRGTPPDATYTFKHALVQDAAYSTLLRTRRQQLHGRIASTLERQFPEIAAARPELMAQHYASAGMVEKAIAYWDQAGRSAVQRSTMAEAAAHFGKALNLLVSLPKSPERGSDELSLRLALAGALTAAEGWASPKAAEAYARARELCREAPAGAQAAIALNGAHSVLHNHAEIRAAHQLAEEFAALSEGRNDRDTQLITHKCLGLSLLFRGEFNRALHHLQHALSFYDQTEHRPPKLTPHDQRVACESFVGWTLLLLGQAEQALAQSRRALAWARELSHPYSLAFALHVNCVFHQIRGDGAILEERSEQLVALATQHGFPHLVGTGTCFRGWATLAMGGSIEEAISRMRWGLATKRATGAEIKVPYYLGLLAEAHRRANRTAEAISLLHEALEVVERTDERWYEAELYRLMAGVLITTSDRHDAERWLCRALRTAQQQDAKLWELRAATSMARLWRDQGEHTDARDLLAPIYGCFTEDFDTRDLKEAAALLAELA, from the coding sequence ATGTTCGTCGACCTCGTCGGTTCCACCGCGTTGTCGGCGCGGCTCGATCCAGAGGAGCTGCGCGACATCATTAGCACCTATCACCGCCGTTGCGCCGAGGTGATCACCGGGTCCGGCGGCTTTGTTGCCAAATATCTCGGTGACGGCGTGCTGGCCTATTTCGGTTACCCGCAGGCACATGAGGAGGACGCCGAACAAGCGGTGCGCGCGGGCCTCGCCTTGATCGAGGCCGTGGCGAAGCTCGATGCGGGCCAGGCGAGCTCACTGCAGGCGCGGGTCGGCATCGCCACCGGCCTCGTGGTCGTCGGTGATCTCCTCGGTGAGGGCGCCGCCCAGGAACAAGCGGTCATTGGTGAAACCCCTAATCTTGCGGCACGGCTACAGGGGCTTGCCGAACCGAACTCGGTTGTCATCGCAGACGACACGCGCCGCCTGCTTGGCGGTCTGTTTGATTATTGCGATCTGGGCACGTTGCCGATTGCGGGAATTGACTATCCGGTGCGTGTCTGGCGGGTGGTGGGCGCGAGCCTGGTCGGCAGTCGGTTCGAGGCCCTACGCGCCGCCAGCACGCCGTTGATCGGTCGCGAGGAAGAGATCGCATTGTTGACGCGGCGCTGGGATCGGGCCAAGGCCGGCGACGGTGCCGTCGTCCTGATCGTGGGCGAGCCGGGCATCGGCAAGTCGCGCATTGCCCAAACCCTGCTGGAGCAGTTGGGCGAGGCACACACGCGGTCGCGTTATTTCTGCTCGCCACATCATCAGCACAGTGCCCTTTATCCAAGCATCACCCAGCTCGAGCAGGCGGCCGGATTTCGGCGCGAGGATACGGCCGAGACCCGCTTGGATAAGCTTATTGCGGTGCTGGCTCTGGCCAACGAGGAGCTGAGCGAAGCTGTGCCGCTTTTGGCGGACTTGCTGTCGATACCGACCGGCGACCGCTACCCGCCGCTCAATCTCACGCCGCAGAAGCGCAAAGAGAAAACGCTTCATGTGCAACTTGCGCAGGTCGAAGGACTAGCGGCGCAGCAGCCGCTGCTGATGCTATGGGAGGACATTCACTGGAGCGACCCCACCACGCTGGAGTCGCTCGATCTGCTCATAGATCGAGCCGCGACAATGCGGGTTCTGATGATTCTCACCTTTCGACCCGAGTTCACGCCGCCCTGGGTCGGCCGTCCGCACGTAACGTTGCTCAGTCTCAACCGCTTGCCCCCTCGGCACCGCGCCGAGATGATCGCGCACGTAACCAGGGGCAAGACATTGCCCACGGAGATTGCAGATCAGATCATCGATCGGACCGATGGCGTGCCGTTGTTCATCGAGGAGCTGACCAAGTCAGTCGTCGAGAGCGGATCGATGACCGATGCCGGAGACCATTATTCCCTGGCCGGCCCGCTGGTTCCTTTGGCGATCCCGACGACGCTCCAGGCCTCGCTTCTGGCCCGGCTCGACCGATTGGCGCCCACTCGCGAAGTGGCGCAGATCGCAGCGGCGCTCGGGCGGCAGTTTTCTCACGAGCTGATCAGCGCCGTCGCCGAAATGTTGCCACCGCGGCTGGAGAGGGCTTTGGAGCAGCTCATGCGCGCCGAACTGGTGTTCCGGCGCGGGACGCCGCCTGATGCCACGTACACCTTCAAGCACGCGCTGGTGCAGGACGCCGCCTACAGCACCTTGCTGCGCACCCGACGGCAGCAACTGCATGGCCGGATTGCCAGCACGCTGGAACGCCAGTTTCCAGAGATTGCAGCGGCCCGGCCTGAGCTGATGGCGCAGCATTATGCCAGCGCTGGCATGGTTGAAAAGGCGATCGCGTATTGGGACCAAGCCGGGCGGTCGGCCGTCCAACGTTCGACGATGGCCGAGGCGGCTGCGCACTTTGGCAAGGCGCTCAACCTGCTCGTCAGCCTGCCGAAAAGTCCGGAGCGAGGGTCCGACGAACTTTCGCTTCGGCTCGCCCTCGCCGGGGCTCTGACGGCAGCCGAGGGATGGGCATCGCCTAAGGCCGCTGAAGCGTATGCCCGTGCCCGCGAGCTGTGCCGTGAGGCCCCGGCGGGAGCCCAGGCCGCGATAGCCCTGAACGGCGCCCACTCGGTCTTGCACAATCACGCCGAGATCCGCGCCGCTCATCAGCTCGCGGAAGAGTTTGCCGCGCTTTCCGAAGGCCGAAATGACCGCGACACCCAGCTGATAACGCACAAGTGCTTGGGCCTCAGCCTTCTGTTTCGCGGCGAATTCAACCGTGCGCTCCACCATCTGCAGCACGCGCTCAGCTTCTATGATCAGACTGAGCACCGACCTCCGAAGCTGACGCCCCACGATCAGCGCGTTGCCTGCGAGAGCTTTGTCGGATGGACACTTCTGCTGCTGGGACAAGCGGAACAGGCGCTGGCGCAAAGCAGACGCGCGCTGGCTTGGGCGCGCGAGCTGTCGCATCCTTATTCCTTGGCATTCGCTCTGCACGTCAACTGTGTCTTTCACCAAATTCGCGGCGACGGAGCGATCCTTGAGGAACGATCCGAGCAACTGGTGGCACTCGCCACCCAGCATGGTTTTCCGCACCTCGTGGGAACAGGGACCTGTTTCCGAGGATGGGCCACGCTCGCGATGGGAGGATCGATCGAGGAGGCCATCAGCAGGATGCGGTGGGGTCTGGCGACGAAGCGGGCGACGGGTGCCGAGATCAAGGTGCCTTACTATCTTGGTCTTCTGGCGGAAGCGCACCGGCGAGCGAACCGAACCGCGGAAGCGATCAGCCTGTTACATGAAGCCCTGGAGGTGGTCGAGCGAACCGACGAGCGGTGGTACGAGGCGGAGCTGTACCGGCTCATGGCGGGGGTGCTGATCACCACATCGGATCGACACGATGCCGAACGCTGGCTGTGCCGCGCGCTACGAACGGCGCAGCAACAGGACGCGAAGCTTTGGGAATTGCGCGCCGCCACCAGCATGGCCCGCCTTTGGCGCGATCAAGGCGAGCACACCGACGCCCGCGACCTGCTCGCGCCGATCTATGGCTGCTTCACTGAAGACTTCGATACGCGCGACCTGAAAGAAGCCGCCGCGCTACTCGCCGAGTTGGCCTAG
- a CDS encoding H-NS histone family protein yields the protein MKLSSDMLAQMSIDQLWDLYRQTEAILPGKLAAKQKTLEERLAKLGGAVAPHTVRARRRYPKILPKYRNPSNRSETWAGRGKQPRWVTNLLKSGKRIDDLRIDRAAM from the coding sequence ATGAAACTGTCTAGTGATATGCTGGCGCAGATGTCGATCGACCAGCTTTGGGATCTCTACCGCCAGACCGAGGCCATTCTCCCAGGAAAACTTGCGGCGAAACAAAAGACGCTAGAGGAGCGGCTGGCTAAGCTCGGCGGCGCCGTTGCGCCGCATACCGTTCGCGCCCGACGGCGCTATCCCAAGATTCTTCCAAAGTATCGAAACCCGTCAAATAGATCGGAGACTTGGGCTGGGCGCGGTAAGCAGCCTCGCTGGGTAACAAACTTGTTGAAGTCCGGAAAACGGATCGATGACTTACGTATCGACCGGGCCGCGATGTAG
- a CDS encoding ABC transporter substrate-binding protein, whose amino-acid sequence MIGAIMIGRRCFISLMGAAIVVAPLSTSAQQPATPVIGFLNNLSPDVIARPVAAFRDGLKEAGFIESHNLVIEYRWAENHNDRLPALAADLVRRKVAVIVATGGGASALAARAATTTIPIVFSSATDPVELGLVVSLNRPGGNATGVHVMTNSLEAKRLDLLHDLVPNAATIAMLVNPGTPGANTQLTEANTAAQSLARKIHVLRAHNEPELDRAFAILADQHADALLVAADPFFNAHRQQIVTLAARYAVPAIYEFREFAVAGGLMSYGISLADAYRHIGLYTGKILQGAKPADLPVMQPTKFELVINLKAAKALGITVPPMLHARADEVIE is encoded by the coding sequence ATGATCGGAGCGATCATGATTGGGCGCCGGTGTTTTATAAGTTTGATGGGAGCGGCCATCGTCGTCGCGCCGCTCTCGACAAGCGCACAGCAGCCGGCCACACCGGTCATTGGATTCCTCAACAACCTGTCGCCTGATGTGATCGCCCGCCCCGTAGCCGCGTTCCGCGATGGCCTGAAGGAAGCCGGGTTTATCGAAAGCCACAACCTCGTGATCGAATATCGCTGGGCCGAGAATCACAATGATCGCTTGCCCGCGCTGGCTGCCGATCTGGTCCGGCGCAAGGTTGCTGTGATTGTTGCGACCGGCGGTGGCGCCTCGGCGCTAGCCGCAAGGGCTGCGACCACCACAATTCCGATCGTGTTTTCCTCAGCCACTGATCCTGTCGAGCTGGGCCTTGTTGTTAGCCTAAACCGACCCGGCGGAAACGCCACCGGCGTTCATGTGATGACCAACTCTTTGGAAGCCAAGCGGCTGGACCTGCTGCACGACCTGGTGCCAAACGCCGCGACCATCGCCATGCTGGTCAATCCGGGTACCCCCGGCGCCAACACCCAGTTGACGGAAGCGAACACGGCTGCGCAAAGCCTCGCGCGGAAGATTCACGTTCTAAGGGCACACAACGAGCCGGAACTCGACAGGGCCTTCGCGATCCTGGCCGACCAGCATGCCGACGCTCTCCTTGTCGCGGCCGATCCGTTCTTCAACGCTCACCGCCAGCAGATCGTCACACTGGCAGCGCGCTACGCCGTTCCCGCAATCTACGAGTTCCGAGAGTTTGCCGTGGCCGGCGGCCTGATGAGCTACGGGATCAGCCTGGCCGACGCGTACCGGCATATTGGACTTTATACCGGCAAAATTCTTCAGGGCGCCAAGCCCGCCGACTTGCCAGTTATGCAGCCGACCAAATTCGAGTTGGTCATCAACCTCAAGGCCGCGAAGGCATTGGGCATCACTGTCCCGCCGATGCTGCACGCCCGCGCCGACGAGGTGATCGAATAG
- a CDS encoding SAM domain-containing protein produces MDISAWLRGLGLERYEQAFRENAIDEAILPKLTAEDLKDLGVTAVGHRRILLDAIAALRAENFLQDDRTFGRARPSRRQGSRSRTPPAHAHVRRPRRFHRVVGAARSRGAARHH; encoded by the coding sequence ATGGATATCTCTGCCTGGCTGCGCGGCCTCGGCCTGGAACGCTACGAGCAGGCATTCCGGGAAAACGCGATCGATGAGGCAATCCTGCCCAAGCTGACCGCGGAGGACCTCAAAGACCTCGGCGTGACGGCGGTCGGCCATCGCCGTATCCTCCTCGATGCGATTGCCGCCTTGCGAGCCGAAAACTTTTTGCAAGACGACCGAACGTTCGGTCGAGCCCGACCGTCCCGGCGGCAAGGCTCCCGAAGCCGAACGCCGCCAGCTCACGCTCATGTTCGTCGACCTCGTCGGTTCCACCGCGTTGTCGGCGCGGCTCGATCCAGAGGAGCTGCGCGACATCATTAG
- a CDS encoding DUF6894 family protein gives MRFYFDYQDSAGSILDDQGEELPNLGAARDAAMRYLAEGIRDYSSSSLTEKLSVHVRTKEAPIMTVSATVEVVAQYRSGEAEAFLKESDGL, from the coding sequence ATGCGCTTCTACTTCGACTATCAGGACTCGGCCGGCTCCATCCTTGACGACCAGGGCGAAGAGCTTCCGAACTTAGGCGCCGCGCGGGACGCGGCGATGAGATATTTGGCCGAGGGGATACGAGATTACAGTTCTTCAAGCCTAACCGAGAAGCTGTCCGTCCACGTAAGAACGAAAGAAGCCCCGATCATGACGGTGTCGGCGACGGTCGAAGTGGTCGCGCAGTACCGATCGGGAGAAGCAGAAGCCTTTCTTAAAGAAAGTGACGGCCTTTAG
- a CDS encoding adenylate/guanylate cyclase domain-containing protein yields the protein MQQIADWLEKLGMSEYAQRFAENGIGFAALRHLTDQDLKDIGVLLGHRRIMLAAIEELGSPAVAQRVTAELKPQDAAERRQVTVMFSDLVGSTALSARMDPEDLREIISAYQKCVADIVQRFGGFVAKYMGDGVLVYFGYPQAHEDDAERAVRAGLELVAGVGALNIRAPLQTRIGIATGLVVVGDLIGSGASQEHAIIGETPNLAARLQGVAEPNSVVIAESTRKLLCNLFELEEFGPKELKGISGAVGAWAALRPASVESRFEALHANGLTELVGRDEELELLLRRWSKAKSGEGQVVLLSGEAGIGKSRLTAALLESIANEPHTRLRYFCSPQHTDSAFYPIIGQMERAARFAHDDAPETKLDKLDTVLAQTSTSLEDTALFADMLSLPKDGRYAALDVSSEQHRQRTFEALGSQVEALSRSSPVLMIVEDAHWTDPTSQEAFSGVVDRLRTYRVLLIVTFRPEFDPHWIGRPYVTALTLNRLAQREIETVIDHIVGNRLISASVRQDIIERTDGIPLFVEEMTKAVLETNSEGEARRTTGNIPSPTAAVPASLHASLMARLDQLGPAKEVAQIGSAIGREFSYTLLFSVASKPEPELASALDRLISAGLLFRQGVPPYSSYLFKHALVQDAAYGTLLRRRRQELHARVATTLEQHFADLVERQPEILAHHLTGAGQAERASDQWLKAGQFAASRSAYAEAVSHFDRGLSLLPSLLDAQRDRQEIKLQLAKGVSLSNANGFSSAEAAKAHARAHELSDKIGDIDSQFTAIWGLWTFRRTSDWNAARQLSNRLLSLVEKSNNVGLRLEAHHTCWTTHFFCGELAPAQEHCEKGRTLYEFEQHRTHAHIYGHDPGVCARTLGAWSAWLLGYPDTALARVNDALALAERVNHPFSLAMARLHASILHQFRSDSASVLQCIESAETLAAEKRVALPLDPRVLRGWALLAPDTIEAAIASYRAALADPAKQGTIQYAPYSFALFCEVLCRTGNHPGGAEALTGAAAIAEQSGEHWWDAEISRLRGLMALSRGQLGGSNAWLLKSVQTARQQRAKSLELRAAMSLARFWRDQDKRTAARDLLAPVYGWFTEGFDTLELKEAKALLDDLAS from the coding sequence ATGCAGCAAATTGCCGACTGGCTCGAAAAGCTCGGAATGTCCGAGTACGCGCAGCGTTTTGCTGAAAACGGGATTGGTTTCGCAGCACTTCGCCATCTGACTGATCAGGACCTTAAGGACATCGGAGTGCTGCTCGGGCATCGGCGCATAATGCTTGCGGCTATCGAGGAGCTTGGGAGCCCTGCCGTAGCTCAACGCGTTACGGCCGAGTTGAAGCCCCAAGATGCCGCCGAACGTCGCCAAGTCACCGTGATGTTCTCGGACCTTGTGGGTTCAACAGCACTTTCAGCACGCATGGACCCTGAAGACCTACGCGAGATCATTTCCGCGTATCAGAAATGCGTCGCCGACATAGTGCAGCGGTTCGGCGGCTTCGTTGCGAAGTATATGGGCGATGGGGTACTGGTGTATTTCGGGTATCCGCAGGCGCACGAAGACGATGCGGAACGGGCCGTCCGGGCGGGGCTGGAGTTGGTGGCTGGCGTAGGTGCTCTGAATATCCGTGCGCCCCTGCAGACGCGTATCGGCATCGCAACGGGATTGGTGGTTGTCGGCGACCTCATCGGGTCCGGCGCTTCTCAGGAGCACGCCATAATCGGTGAAACGCCAAACCTTGCGGCACGTTTGCAGGGCGTTGCTGAGCCGAACAGCGTCGTCATTGCGGAGAGTACTCGGAAGCTGTTGTGCAATCTGTTCGAGCTTGAAGAATTTGGGCCGAAAGAACTCAAAGGTATCTCAGGCGCCGTAGGGGCATGGGCTGCGTTGCGGCCGGCTTCAGTCGAAAGCCGCTTCGAGGCCTTGCACGCGAACGGATTGACCGAGCTTGTTGGGCGGGACGAAGAACTCGAACTCCTGTTGCGACGCTGGTCCAAGGCAAAGAGTGGTGAAGGCCAAGTAGTGCTGCTCTCCGGCGAGGCTGGTATTGGCAAATCGCGGCTTACGGCGGCGCTGCTGGAAAGCATCGCTAACGAGCCGCATACCCGATTGCGCTATTTCTGCTCGCCGCAGCATACCGACAGCGCTTTTTATCCGATCATCGGCCAGATGGAACGGGCCGCACGATTTGCGCATGACGACGCGCCGGAAACAAAGCTGGACAAGCTCGATACAGTATTGGCGCAGACTTCAACCTCTTTGGAGGATACGGCGCTATTCGCCGACATGCTGTCACTGCCAAAAGACGGACGCTACGCGGCGCTCGACGTATCCTCCGAACAGCACCGCCAGCGGACATTTGAAGCGCTCGGGTCACAGGTGGAGGCATTGTCGCGCTCCTCACCTGTGCTAATGATCGTCGAGGATGCACATTGGACCGATCCCACGAGTCAGGAAGCTTTCAGCGGGGTCGTTGACCGGCTTCGGACCTACCGTGTGCTGTTGATTGTGACGTTTCGTCCAGAGTTCGACCCGCACTGGATCGGGCGGCCCTACGTCACTGCTCTCACCCTCAATCGGCTGGCGCAGCGCGAAATCGAGACGGTGATTGATCACATCGTGGGCAACCGGCTTATCTCGGCGAGCGTGCGGCAGGACATCATTGAGCGCACCGACGGGATTCCCCTTTTCGTGGAGGAGATGACGAAGGCGGTCCTGGAGACCAATAGTGAGGGCGAAGCGCGGCGAACTACAGGCAATATTCCGTCACCTACGGCGGCGGTCCCCGCAAGCCTGCACGCCTCGCTTATGGCGAGGCTCGACCAGCTCGGGCCCGCCAAGGAGGTGGCCCAGATCGGCTCCGCGATCGGGCGAGAGTTCTCTTACACCCTGCTTTTTTCCGTTGCGAGCAAGCCGGAGCCAGAGTTGGCATCCGCCTTAGACCGTCTGATCTCCGCTGGCTTGTTGTTCCGGCAAGGTGTGCCTCCGTATTCCAGCTATCTATTCAAGCACGCTCTGGTGCAGGACGCGGCCTATGGCACGCTGCTGCGCCGAAGACGGCAGGAGTTGCATGCACGAGTTGCCACGACCTTGGAGCAGCATTTCGCAGATCTGGTCGAGCGGCAGCCCGAGATACTGGCCCATCATCTGACGGGTGCCGGACAGGCGGAACGGGCCTCTGATCAATGGCTAAAAGCGGGCCAGTTTGCGGCTTCCCGCTCCGCGTACGCCGAGGCGGTCAGTCATTTCGATCGTGGTTTGTCCCTGCTGCCATCTCTCTTGGATGCGCAGCGCGATCGGCAGGAGATCAAGCTGCAACTCGCTAAAGGCGTGTCTCTTAGTAACGCCAACGGCTTCTCCTCGGCCGAAGCAGCAAAAGCGCACGCTCGCGCGCACGAGCTTTCCGATAAGATAGGGGACATCGATTCTCAGTTCACCGCGATATGGGGGTTGTGGACTTTCCGACGCACGTCGGATTGGAATGCGGCGCGCCAGCTTTCAAATAGGCTCCTGAGCCTGGTCGAAAAGAGTAATAATGTCGGCCTTCGGCTCGAAGCTCATCATACGTGTTGGACAACACATTTCTTCTGCGGCGAACTTGCTCCGGCGCAGGAGCATTGCGAGAAGGGCCGAACCCTTTATGAGTTCGAGCAGCACCGGACGCACGCACACATCTACGGCCACGACCCCGGAGTCTGTGCAAGAACGCTAGGTGCCTGGAGCGCCTGGCTGCTCGGCTACCCTGACACGGCGCTCGCTCGCGTGAATGACGCGTTGGCGCTTGCGGAACGGGTGAACCATCCCTTCAGCCTTGCTATGGCGCGTCTGCATGCGTCGATATTGCACCAGTTCCGAAGTGACTCAGCTTCGGTGCTGCAGTGCATTGAGAGCGCAGAGACCCTAGCGGCTGAGAAGCGCGTTGCCTTGCCGCTTGATCCACGAGTCCTCCGCGGCTGGGCATTGTTGGCACCAGATACGATTGAGGCGGCGATTGCCTCCTACCGCGCCGCGCTTGCTGATCCGGCGAAGCAAGGCACGATCCAGTACGCTCCCTATAGCTTTGCGCTATTTTGCGAGGTGCTTTGTCGCACGGGAAACCACCCCGGCGGAGCCGAAGCCCTGACGGGTGCTGCTGCCATTGCGGAACAAAGCGGCGAGCACTGGTGGGATGCGGAAATCTCTCGGCTGCGAGGATTGATGGCATTATCTCGCGGCCAGCTCGGAGGGAGCAACGCATGGCTGCTGAAGTCCGTACAGACCGCTCGGCAGCAACGGGCGAAATCACTTGAGCTCCGGGCAGCGATGAGCCTTGCCCGCTTTTGGCGCGATCAGGACAAGCGCACCGCGGCACGTGATCTGCTGGCTCCGGTTTACGGCTGGTTCACTGAAGGGTTCGACACGCTCGAGTTGAAAGAGGCCAAGGCGTTGCTCGACGACTTGGCGTCGTGA
- a CDS encoding CsbD family protein, whose product MDREHVKGAADKAKGAIKEGAGKLTGDKDMETEGKIDKAKGSAHNAAGDVKDAARDAADALKK is encoded by the coding sequence ATGGACCGCGAACACGTGAAGGGCGCTGCGGACAAAGCAAAAGGCGCCATCAAAGAAGGTGCTGGTAAACTTACTGGCGACAAAGACATGGAAACCGAAGGCAAAATCGATAAAGCCAAGGGGTCCGCCCACAACGCGGCAGGAGATGTGAAGGATGCGGCGCGGGACGCCGCTGACGCCCTCAAAAAATAA
- the tnpC gene encoding IS66 family transposase yields MNRTGDPSVEVLLARIAALQADNHQLADRVVKLEEELALARLHRFAPRSEKHVDRLFNEAEQAADEDDAGSETNNIAELPDTGLPPVENTTGKKRGRRPLPANLPRERVEYDLPDDQKACPCCRGQMHRMGEAVTEQLHIEVKAKVLQNVRFKYACRHCDRTGINAPVVTAPMPTQPLPGSVATASTLAFALVHKYVDGTPLYRLAQAFERAGVPVSRGALGRWVIGSSEKHLSRIYDALKLRLRSQPLIHGDETTVQVLKEKDKKATSTSYMWAYRSGKGSHEPIVLLDYQPGRGQIHPQAFLGDYRGIVMSDGYTAWRTLELATHIGCMAHSRRRFVDALRARKKGGGPPEQALRFFDQLYRVERQARDGIPEKGETQADCIRRFRQQHSVPILNALKVWLDDMAPKVLPDSKLGDAVSYTRNQWEYLTRYTGDGSMPIDNNLLERDIRVFATGRKSWLFSDTVDGAKASAVVYSLMLTCRASRVEPLAWLRHVLTESPQRAGDADITDLLPFNFHKAATA; encoded by the coding sequence ATGAATCGAACCGGCGATCCGAGTGTTGAAGTGCTGTTGGCGCGCATTGCTGCGCTGCAGGCGGATAACCATCAACTCGCCGACCGCGTCGTCAAACTCGAGGAAGAACTGGCGCTGGCACGCCTGCATCGTTTTGCGCCACGCAGCGAAAAGCACGTCGATCGTCTCTTCAATGAAGCCGAGCAGGCCGCCGATGAGGATGACGCCGGCAGTGAAACGAACAATATCGCCGAACTTCCGGACACGGGCTTGCCACCCGTCGAAAACACAACGGGAAAGAAGCGCGGCCGCAGGCCGCTGCCGGCGAACCTGCCGCGTGAGCGCGTCGAGTATGACCTGCCCGACGATCAGAAGGCGTGTCCTTGCTGCCGTGGCCAGATGCATCGCATGGGCGAGGCTGTCACCGAGCAACTTCATATCGAGGTGAAGGCGAAGGTTTTACAGAACGTACGCTTCAAATATGCGTGCCGCCATTGCGATCGCACCGGGATCAACGCCCCTGTCGTGACCGCGCCGATGCCGACGCAGCCGCTGCCGGGCAGCGTTGCCACGGCCTCAACGCTGGCGTTCGCGCTGGTTCATAAATATGTCGATGGCACGCCGCTCTACCGCCTGGCGCAGGCCTTCGAACGCGCCGGTGTTCCGGTCAGCCGCGGCGCTTTGGGTCGCTGGGTGATCGGCTCGAGCGAGAAACATCTCTCCCGCATCTATGACGCCCTGAAGCTGCGGCTCAGATCGCAGCCTCTCATCCATGGCGACGAGACGACGGTTCAGGTCCTCAAGGAGAAGGACAAAAAGGCCACCAGCACATCGTATATGTGGGCTTATCGCAGCGGCAAGGGCAGTCACGAGCCCATCGTTCTTCTGGATTATCAGCCGGGCCGCGGCCAAATCCACCCGCAGGCCTTCCTCGGCGATTACCGCGGCATCGTGATGAGTGACGGCTATACCGCATGGCGCACGCTGGAACTGGCCACCCACATCGGCTGCATGGCCCACTCCCGGCGGCGCTTTGTCGATGCCCTCAGGGCGAGGAAGAAGGGCGGCGGTCCGCCCGAGCAGGCGCTGCGGTTCTTCGACCAGCTCTACCGGGTTGAAAGGCAGGCGCGGGACGGAATACCGGAGAAGGGTGAAACACAGGCCGACTGCATTCGCCGCTTCCGCCAGCAACATAGTGTCCCCATCCTCAATGCTCTCAAGGTATGGCTCGATGACATGGCCCCGAAGGTCTTGCCTGACAGCAAGCTCGGCGACGCCGTATCCTACACCCGAAACCAATGGGAATATCTGACGCGCTACACCGGGGACGGCAGCATGCCGATCGACAACAATCTTCTGGAGCGCGACATCAGGGTTTTTGCAACTGGCAGGAAGAGTTGGTTGTTCAGCGATACCGTGGACGGAGCCAAGGCCAGTGCCGTCGTCTACAGCCTGATGCTGACCTGCCGCGCCTCACGTGTCGAGCCGTTAGCGTGGTTGCGCCACGTCCTCACCGAATCGCCTCAGCGCGCCGGCGACGCCGATATTACCGACCTGCTGCCCTTCAACTTCCACAAAGCCGCCACTGCCTGA